A single region of the Triticum dicoccoides isolate Atlit2015 ecotype Zavitan chromosome 2B, WEW_v2.0, whole genome shotgun sequence genome encodes:
- the LOC119364565 gene encoding small nuclear ribonucleoprotein SmD1a-like: MKLNNETVTIELKNGTTVHGTITGVDISMNTHLKTVKLTMKGKNPVTLDHISVRGNNIRYYILPDSLNLETLLVEDTPRVKSKKPTTGKPMGRGRGRGRGRGRGRGR, translated from the exons ATGAAGCTGAACAACGAGACGGTCACCATCGAGCTCAAGAACGGCACTACCGTCCACGGCACCATCACCG GTGTTGACATAAGCATGAATACTCATCTGAAGACCGTAAAGCTCACAATGAAAGGGAAGAATCCTGTAACCCTTGATCACATCAGTGTGAGAGGAAACAACATTCGGTACTACATCCTCCCTGATAGCTTAAACCTGGAAACGTTGCTGGTTGAGGATACCCCCAGGGTCAAGTCTAAGAAGCCAACTACAG GGAAGCCTATGGGTCGGGGTCGCGGACGCGGCCGTGGGCGTGGTCGGGGCCGGGGGCGCTGA